CTCCGGACCGCGCCGCCGAGAGGCGGCGCGCCAAGAACCAGAGAATCCTCTCCGATCTCGAGGAAGTCATCTCTCGTCTCGAGCAGGAGATCCGAACTCTGGACGTCTCGCTCGCCGATCCCGACGTCTACCGCGACGGGGAGAAGGCGCGGGGCGTCTCGGCCGCCCGCGACGCGGCCCGTAAGGCGCTCGAGGCGAAGCTGTGGGAGTGGGAAGAGACGTCGCGCAAACTCGAGACGCACGAGGTGACGGCGTGACCGCGCCCGCCGGCGGCCCGCGCACGGCCTCGATTCTCGCCATCGGAAGCGAGCTTCTCGGGACGACGCGCCTCGACACGAATTCGCTCTTCCTCACGGGCCGCATGGAAGCCCTCGGCATCTCCACCGTCCGAAAGGCCTGCGTCGGAGACGGGTGGGACGACCTCCTCGCCGAGATCGCCGCCGCCCTCGAGCGCGCACCCCTTCTCGTGACGTCCGGCGGTCTGGGCCCGACCGACGACGACCGGACCAAGGAAGCCGTTGCGGCGGTGCTCGGCCGCCCGCTCGTGCGGGACGAGGAGATCCTGCTTCGGCTCAGGGAGCGCTTCCGGAAGCGCGGCTACGAAATGCCCGAGGTGAACGCGAAGCAGGCGGACGTCATCGAGGGCGCGACCGTGCTCGCGAACCGGCGCGGGAGCGCGCCGGGCTTTCTCGTCGAGCAGGGCGGGAAGACCGTCGTCCTCCTGCCGGGCGTCCCGCACGAGATGAAGGCGATGTGGGACGACGCGGCCGCGCCGCTCCTCGCGCGCGCGGCCGGGGCCGGCCTCCACCGGCGCATCCTGAAGGTGGCCGCGATGCCGGAGAGCGTCGTCGAGACGCTGATCAAACCCGTCTACGCGGCGTATCCGGACGTGCCCATCACGATTCTCGCCTCGCCCGGCGAGGTGCAGCTGCACTTCGCGGCGCAAGGCACGCCGGCCGAGGCCGGCGCCGCCCTCGACGGGATCGAGGCCGCGTTTCAGAAGGCTCTCGCTGGCGAGATCTTCGGGCGGGACGACGAGACGCTCGAGGGCGTGGTCGGAGATCTCCTGCGCCGCGGGCAGAAGACGCTCGCGCTGGCGGAGTCCTGCACGGGCGGCCTGCTCGCCGGGCGCCTCACGGACGTCGCGGGCTCGTCGGACTACTTCCTCGGATCGGCCGTCACCTACGCGAACACGGCGAAGGCGGAACTCGTGGGCGTGTCGGCCGGCACGCTCGAGCGCTTCGGCGCCGTCTCCGAGGAGACCGCCGGCGAGATGGCGCTCGGCGCGCGGCTCCGGTTCGGAGCGTCGATCGGCCTCTCCGTCACGGGGATCGCGGGTCCGGGCGGCGGCACACCCGATAAGCCGGTGGGAACGGTCCACTTCGCCCTCGACGACGCCGGCGGCGCGCGCCTGCACCAGAGGCTCCTGATGCCGGGCGATCGCGCGCTGGTCCGCCGCTGGAGCACCTCGTCGGCGCTGTCGATGCTGCGCCACCACCTGCTCGGGACGGCGGGGTGGCGCCCGTGACGCGCGAGCTTCTCGCCCTCGCGGCGGCGTACCTCCTCGGCTCCGTGCCCTTCGCGATCGTCCTCGTGCGTCTCTTCAAGGGCGTCGACGTGCGGACGCAGGGTTCGGGCAACGCGGGCGCGACGAACGTCCTGCGCACGGCGGGGAAGGGTCTCGCGGTCGGAACGATGCTCCTCGACGTCGGCAAGGGCGTCGCCGCGGTCCTCGTCATGATGTCCGTCACGTACGACCCACGCTGGCTCGGAGCGGCGGCCGTCGCCGCGGTTCTCGGCCACGTCTTCCCGGTCTGGTTCTCGTTCCGCGGCGGCAAGGGGGTTGCGACGGCGATCGGCGGCTTCGGTGTCCTCGCCCCGTGGGCGGTCCTGGCCGTCGTCGGGGCCTTCGTGGTCGTCGTCGCGGCGACGCGGCTCGTCTCCCTCGGTTCGATCACCGCCGCATGTCTCCTGCCGCTCGCGATGCGGCTCCTCATCCACGCACCGGACGCCGAGGTCGTCGCCGCCGCCGCGGTGACGCTGCTCCTCGTCGTCTCGCATCGGTCCAACATCGTGCGGCTCCTCGCGGGCACCGAGCGCCGCCTCGGACGGAGGGACTCGTGACGCAGATCGCCATCGTGGGAACGGGCGCGTGGGGAACGGCGCTCGCCGTCCACGCCGCCAACGCCGGGCACGACGTCCGGCTGCTCGGGCGGCGTGGCGACGTCGTCGAGCGGCTGCACGCGACCCGCCAGCACCCCGCGCTCAAGGGCGCGCCGCCGATCCCGGATCGGGTCCGCATCACGACGGACCCCGCGGATGCCTTCCCGGGCGCGGCCGCAGTCCTCTGGTCCGTGTCGGTCCAGGCGACGGCGGCCGAACTCGCGCGTCTCAAGGACGTGCTTCCCGCTGCGCCGCTCGTTGCGACGTCAAAGGGCATCGAGATCGGGACGCGTCGCCGGACGACCGAGATCATGGCGTTCGTGACGGGCCGGACGTCCGGCCTCGCCGCGCTCTCGGGCCCGACGTTCGCGGCCGAGGTGGCGCGCGCGCTGCCGGCCGCCGCCGTCGTCGCGTCGCCGGACCCGGAGGTCTCGCGTTTCCTGCAGGGCCTCCTCTCGTCGCCGACGCTGCGGCTTTACCGGTCGAGCGACGTCGTCGGCGTCGAGATCGCCGGCGCGGCGAAGAACGTCATCGCGATCGCGGCGGGACTCGTGGACGGCCTGAAGCTCGGGCACAACACGCGCGCCGCGATGCTCACGCGGGCGCTCGCGGAGATCCGGCGGCTCGGCACTCAGCTCGGCGGGCAGCCCGAGACGTTCTCCGGCCTCGCCGGAGTCGGGGACCTCATCCTCACGGCCACGGGCGACCTCTCGCGCAACCGCCGCGTGGGCCTCGCGCTCGCGTCCGGGAAGTCGCTGCCCGAGGCCATCGCGGCGCTCGGCGGAGAGGTCGCCGAGGGCGTCGCGACGGCTCCGGCCCTTCTCGAGCTCGCGGCGGCCGCGGGCGTCGAGATGCCCATCTCCGAGATGGTGCGTGGCATCCTCGCGGGGGAGACGTCGCCGGCCGACGCCGTTCGGCGGCTCATGACGCGCTCGCTGAAGGAGGAGAAGTCCTGAACGAGGTGAAGCTCCCGCCCGAGCGGCCGCCCGCGCCCGGCACGCAGATCGTCGTCCCGGAGGGGCTGTCGCTCTTCTACGCGCGCGTGCATACGCCCGCGGACGAACCGCCGCCGGTGCCCGGCGTCGTGGACGTCGCCGTTCTCGACATGCACCACGGGTACGCGAACCTCGGGCACGCCTCGATCGTCGAGAGCATCCTGAACTACGCGCACGACGAGCGCGCGAGGCGGAACGGAAGCGCCCCCGCCGTGCGCGTGCTCAGCTACGACGTCCGCGCGGGGCACGCGATCCCGACGTCGGTCGCGCGGTTCCCGCTCATCGTCGGGACGGGCGGGCCGGGAGCCCTCGATCCTCGCGAGAACGACGGCGTGTCGCCGGGCTCTCAGGGCGTCCACGAAGACCCCGCCTGGGAGGCGCCTCTCTTCCGGTTCTTCGACGCCGTGATCCGGACGGAGGGCACCGCCCTGCTCGGGATCTGCCACTCCTTCGGGATCCTTTCGCGCTGGTCGGGAGCGGCGCGCTCGGAGCTGCGCTCGGAGCGCAAGGGCGGCAAGAGCGCGGGCATCGTCACGAACGTCCTCACCGACGAGGCGTGGGCGCACCCGTTCTTCGCCGACTACTTCGCCGAGAACGGGGGCCCCGAGGTCAAGGTCC
The window above is part of the Acidobacteriota bacterium genome. Proteins encoded here:
- a CDS encoding competence/damage-inducible protein A, which produces MTAPAGGPRTASILAIGSELLGTTRLDTNSLFLTGRMEALGISTVRKACVGDGWDDLLAEIAAALERAPLLVTSGGLGPTDDDRTKEAVAAVLGRPLVRDEEILLRLRERFRKRGYEMPEVNAKQADVIEGATVLANRRGSAPGFLVEQGGKTVVLLPGVPHEMKAMWDDAAAPLLARAAGAGLHRRILKVAAMPESVVETLIKPVYAAYPDVPITILASPGEVQLHFAAQGTPAEAGAALDGIEAAFQKALAGEIFGRDDETLEGVVGDLLRRGQKTLALAESCTGGLLAGRLTDVAGSSDYFLGSAVTYANTAKAELVGVSAGTLERFGAVSEETAGEMALGARLRFGASIGLSVTGIAGPGGGTPDKPVGTVHFALDDAGGARLHQRLLMPGDRALVRRWSTSSALSMLRHHLLGTAGWRP
- the plsY gene encoding glycerol-3-phosphate 1-O-acyltransferase PlsY, coding for MTRELLALAAAYLLGSVPFAIVLVRLFKGVDVRTQGSGNAGATNVLRTAGKGLAVGTMLLDVGKGVAAVLVMMSVTYDPRWLGAAAVAAVLGHVFPVWFSFRGGKGVATAIGGFGVLAPWAVLAVVGAFVVVVAATRLVSLGSITAACLLPLAMRLLIHAPDAEVVAAAAVTLLLVVSHRSNIVRLLAGTERRLGRRDS
- a CDS encoding NAD(P)-dependent glycerol-3-phosphate dehydrogenase — translated: MTQIAIVGTGAWGTALAVHAANAGHDVRLLGRRGDVVERLHATRQHPALKGAPPIPDRVRITTDPADAFPGAAAVLWSVSVQATAAELARLKDVLPAAPLVATSKGIEIGTRRRTTEIMAFVTGRTSGLAALSGPTFAAEVARALPAAAVVASPDPEVSRFLQGLLSSPTLRLYRSSDVVGVEIAGAAKNVIAIAAGLVDGLKLGHNTRAAMLTRALAEIRRLGTQLGGQPETFSGLAGVGDLILTATGDLSRNRRVGLALASGKSLPEAIAALGGEVAEGVATAPALLELAAAAGVEMPISEMVRGILAGETSPADAVRRLMTRSLKEEKS